A region from the Caldicellulosiruptor naganoensis genome encodes:
- a CDS encoding DUF58 domain-containing protein, producing METFWLFLICSTLFALNFFVTKRYGLKNVEYEIYFEEEKSSEGQEIHIVERIYNGKILPLPWVKSEFEISSSFFMENSKNYVVGDKLRYISIFFLLPYQQIVRRHKFVATKRGFYKLDKIYLVTGDLFGLATADRCYYVNDTLTVYPAFLDLQKHLMPRSSLSGETIVKRHYYEDIFHFAGIREYQSCDAFNRINWNATAKYNTLMVNKYEYTSSGDAIILLNVQSSEYERKEVFNKNIIEFGIKIAASLANECLKSSTPVGFISNCFDEETGLPLEILLPSQDANQLVKVCEALAHIKIQVNQYFEVLLYDVLRSYNFRELFIITCFVNKEMEECIRLYSSLGIKFTLIMLEYDTRSFDLESENVRVFLAKEIAK from the coding sequence ATGGAAACATTTTGGTTGTTTTTGATATGTTCTACTCTGTTTGCTCTCAACTTCTTTGTCACAAAAAGGTATGGGCTTAAAAATGTAGAATATGAAATTTATTTTGAAGAAGAAAAAAGTAGTGAAGGGCAAGAGATACATATAGTTGAGAGAATCTACAACGGCAAGATTTTGCCTCTTCCATGGGTAAAATCCGAGTTTGAAATCTCTTCATCTTTTTTTATGGAAAATTCTAAAAACTATGTTGTCGGAGACAAGCTAAGATATATTTCTATCTTTTTCTTGCTGCCCTATCAGCAGATTGTAAGACGTCATAAGTTTGTCGCAACAAAACGTGGCTTTTATAAGCTTGACAAAATCTATCTTGTAACAGGAGATTTGTTTGGCCTGGCAACTGCTGATAGATGTTACTATGTAAATGATACTTTGACTGTGTACCCTGCATTTTTGGACCTGCAAAAACATCTTATGCCGCGCTCAAGCTTGTCTGGGGAGACAATTGTTAAGAGACATTACTATGAAGACATCTTCCACTTTGCCGGAATAAGAGAGTATCAGAGCTGTGATGCCTTTAACAGAATAAACTGGAACGCAACTGCAAAGTACAATACTTTGATGGTAAATAAATATGAATATACCTCATCGGGTGATGCAATTATTCTTTTAAATGTCCAAAGTTCAGAGTATGAAAGAAAAGAGGTTTTTAATAAAAACATAATAGAATTTGGAATAAAAATAGCAGCCTCACTTGCGAATGAATGTTTAAAATCGTCCACACCTGTGGGCTTTATTTCAAACTGTTTTGATGAAGAAACTGGTTTGCCTCTTGAAATTCTGCTCCCTTCTCAAGATGCAAACCAGCTTGTTAAGGTGTGTGAGGCCTTGGCACATATCAAAATTCAAGTAAATCAGTACTTTGAGGTTTTACTGTATGATGTTTTAAGATCATACAACTTCAGAGAGCTTTTTATTATCACATGCTTTGTCAACAAAGAGATGGAGGAATGTATAAGACTTTATTCATCTCTTGGAATAAAATTTACACTGATTATGCTCGAATATGACACAAGGTCATTTGACTTAGAATCAGAAAATGTAAGAGTATTTTTGGCAAAAGAGATTGCAAAATAA
- the crcB gene encoding fluoride efflux transporter CrcB: MKNIAAISVGAFFGAISRYLISQLYVADFPTATLFINVLGSFALCFVAQITIDHIKIKPAVRHMITTGFISSFTTFSTFIIEIIKLISKGEAAKAFVYPVLSILLGLFAALLGYEAAEFVAARRQKEEVAQEV, translated from the coding sequence ATGAAAAACATAGCTGCAATCTCAGTAGGTGCATTTTTTGGTGCGATAAGCAGGTACTTAATTTCACAGCTTTATGTAGCTGATTTTCCTACAGCCACACTTTTTATAAATGTGCTTGGAAGCTTTGCTTTGTGCTTTGTTGCGCAGATTACTATTGATCATATAAAAATAAAACCAGCTGTTCGTCACATGATTACAACTGGGTTTATAAGCAGTTTTACAACCTTTTCAACATTTATAATTGAGATAATAAAACTTATCTCAAAAGGTGAGGCGGCAAAGGCTTTTGTGTATCCTGTGCTTTCAATTTTGCTTGGGCTTTTTGCAGCACTACTGGGTTATGAGGCAGCAGAGTTTGTTGCAGCAAGAAGGCAAAAAGAAGAGGTGGCTCAAGAGGTATGA
- the crcB gene encoding fluoride efflux transporter CrcB: MNLFIVGLGGVVGAVLRYLISKIFKEIMEKDHPISTMFINVVGCFFIGFLSSKHLPQGYKLFLTTGLLGGFTTYSTFMLETSMYVKKSKHKKAFLYVFLSIVFGIMAAGAGIWLANAN, encoded by the coding sequence ATGAATCTTTTTATTGTTGGACTTGGCGGTGTTGTGGGTGCAGTTTTGAGATATCTAATTTCTAAGATATTCAAAGAAATTATGGAAAAAGATCACCCAATTTCAACCATGTTTATAAACGTAGTTGGGTGTTTTTTCATAGGTTTTTTGTCATCAAAGCATTTACCACAAGGATACAAACTGTTTTTAACAACAGGTCTTTTGGGTGGATTTACTACATACTCTACCTTTATGCTTGAGACATCAATGTATGTAAAAAAATCAAAGCATAAAAAGGCTTTTCTGTATGTGTTCCTCTCTATTGTGTTTGGCATAATGGCAGCAGGTGCAGGGATTTGGTTGGCGAATGCTAATTAG
- a CDS encoding DUF4258 domain-containing protein — protein sequence MKIIEQYENDYPYPSCLISWVPKNGSPLHVVCAVGDGFLWLITAYFPSEDEWMIDFKTRRK from the coding sequence GTGAAAATTATAGAACAGTATGAAAATGATTATCCTTATCCGAGTTGTTTAATCTCTTGGGTACCCAAAAATGGTTCACCACTTCATGTAGTCTGTGCAGTTGGAGATGGTTTTTTATGGCTTATAACTGCATATTTTCCTTCTGAGGACGAATGGATGATTGATTTTAAAACGAGGAGGAAATAA
- a CDS encoding type II toxin-antitoxin system MqsA family antitoxin: MKCPLCRTEMKEGKIKHIVDVGNQTVIIKNVPALVCGQCGEAYLDDETALKLEKIVEELLKTKTEIIIANYSDIAA, from the coding sequence ATGAAGTGTCCATTGTGTAGAACAGAAATGAAAGAAGGAAAGATTAAACATATTGTTGATGTTGGTAACCAAACCGTGATTATAAAAAATGTTCCAGCCCTTGTATGTGGACAATGTGGAGAAGCTTATCTTGATGATGAAACAGCACTTAAGCTTGAAAAGATAGTGGAAGAACTTCTTAAAACTAAAACAGAGATAATTATAGCAAACTATTCAGATATTGCAGCATAA
- the hisS gene encoding histidine--tRNA ligase, protein MKIQAPKGTKDVLPEESYIWQYVEDKFRQICKLYGYQEVRFPTFEYTELFQRGVGETTDIVQKEMYTFLDKGGRSITLRPEGTASVARLFIEHGFASRPMPQRLYYIISAFRYENTQGGRYREFHQFGIENFGSKSPVTDAEIISLSYNFFVSLGLDNIVVNINSIGCPVCRKDYVKNLKEYFLGYYDKLCPTCKQRLDKNPMRILDCKENNCKLIAKDAPKPIEYLCDECKTHFEALKGYLDAAGVCYKVDPYIVRGLDYYTKTVFEIVDVVLDKELAICGGGRYDNLIEQIGGSSTPGIGFAIGVERLIMLLSQKGLIPQKPQVPQVFIATLGDLATKKAFEIASALRFAGISTVIEELSRSLKSQLKYADKLGCDFSVIIGDDELEKGVCKVREMKTSSEEVVRIEGLAQYIKSKI, encoded by the coding sequence ATGAAAATCCAAGCACCAAAAGGAACAAAGGATGTCTTGCCAGAAGAAAGCTATATATGGCAATATGTTGAGGACAAATTCAGGCAGATTTGCAAACTTTATGGCTATCAAGAAGTAAGATTTCCAACATTTGAATATACAGAGCTTTTCCAGCGAGGCGTTGGTGAGACAACAGACATTGTTCAAAAAGAGATGTACACTTTTTTAGACAAAGGTGGAAGAAGTATAACATTGCGTCCAGAAGGGACAGCTTCTGTTGCAAGGCTGTTCATTGAGCATGGGTTTGCATCAAGACCCATGCCACAAAGGCTTTACTACATTATATCAGCATTCAGATATGAAAATACCCAAGGCGGAAGATACAGAGAGTTTCATCAATTTGGTATTGAAAACTTTGGTTCAAAGTCACCTGTGACAGATGCAGAGATTATTTCACTATCTTACAATTTCTTTGTTTCTCTTGGGCTTGACAATATTGTTGTGAATATAAACAGTATTGGTTGTCCTGTTTGCAGAAAGGACTATGTGAAAAATCTCAAAGAATACTTTTTAGGCTACTATGATAAGCTCTGTCCAACCTGCAAACAAAGGCTTGATAAAAATCCGATGAGGATTTTGGATTGCAAAGAAAATAATTGCAAGCTGATTGCCAAAGATGCTCCAAAGCCAATAGAGTATCTTTGCGATGAGTGCAAAACTCATTTTGAAGCTCTAAAAGGGTATTTGGATGCAGCAGGTGTTTGTTACAAAGTTGACCCTTACATTGTAAGAGGATTGGATTACTATACAAAGACAGTTTTTGAGATTGTTGATGTGGTTTTGGACAAAGAACTTGCAATCTGTGGTGGGGGAAGGTATGATAACTTAATAGAGCAGATAGGTGGAAGCAGTACCCCTGGCATTGGGTTTGCAATTGGTGTTGAGAGGCTTATAATGCTTCTTTCACAAAAAGGTCTGATTCCACAAAAGCCACAGGTTCCTCAAGTTTTTATTGCAACCTTAGGAGATTTGGCAACCAAAAAAGCGTTTGAGATTGCAAGTGCTTTGAGATTTGCAGGGATTTCCACTGTAATTGAAGAGCTTTCGAGAAGTCTTAAATCTCAGCTAAAGTATGCAGATAAGCTGGGTTGTGATTTTTCAGTCATAATCGGCGATGATGAGCTTGAAAAAGGAGTTTGCAAGGTAAGAGAGATGAAGACGTCATCAGAAGAGGTTGTAAGAATAGAAGGTTTAGCTCAGTACATCAAAAGTAAGATATAA
- the aspS gene encoding aspartate--tRNA ligase: MESIKGFKRTKYCGEVSLEDVGKEVILTGWVDTRRDLGGIIFVDLRDRTGIVQVVFDEKMGEELMEKADSLRSEYCIGIRGIVEKRPPDTVNPKIKTGEVEVRAKELRIFSKSETPPFPIEEGINVNEAVRLKYRYLDLRRPDMQRNLMFRHKLYQVVRNFLSQNGFIEIETPMLTKSTPEGARDYLVPSRIFPGKFFALPQSPQLFKQLLMVAGFDRYFQIVKCFRDEDLRADRQPEFTQIDIEMSFVDVDDVIEINERLLQTIFREMLGIDLKLPLPRLTYKEAMERFGTDKPDTRFGMELVNLTDIVKNCEFKVFADAANKGGSVRAINAKGCAVKFSRREIDALVEYAKNFGAKGLAWIAVESDGLKSPIVKFLKEEEINEILKRLDAQVGDLLLFSADKDEVVFDVLGNVRLEIARKLNLLDKSKFNLLWVTEFPLFEYSEEEGRYVAKHHPFTSPMDEDIEFLETDPARVRSKAYDIVLNGTEIGGGSIRIHSTDLQKRMFKALGFTEERAQDRFGFLLEAFKYGTPPHGGIAYGFDRLCMLLLGLDSIRDTIAFPKVKDSSCPLTDAPSEVEPKQLRELHIKVDVVKV; this comes from the coding sequence TTGGAAAGCATCAAAGGCTTCAAAAGAACAAAGTACTGTGGAGAAGTGTCACTTGAAGATGTTGGCAAAGAAGTGATTTTGACAGGTTGGGTTGACACAAGACGTGACCTTGGTGGAATAATATTTGTTGATTTGCGAGACAGAACTGGAATTGTTCAGGTTGTGTTTGATGAGAAGATGGGCGAAGAACTTATGGAGAAAGCAGACAGTTTGAGAAGCGAATATTGTATTGGCATCAGAGGCATTGTAGAAAAAAGACCACCTGACACAGTAAACCCTAAGATCAAAACTGGTGAGGTTGAGGTAAGGGCAAAGGAGCTTAGGATATTTAGCAAGTCCGAAACACCGCCATTCCCAATTGAAGAAGGGATAAATGTAAATGAAGCTGTAAGGCTAAAGTATAGATACCTTGACCTCAGAAGACCTGATATGCAAAGAAACTTAATGTTTAGACACAAACTTTACCAAGTGGTTAGGAATTTCTTGTCCCAAAACGGCTTTATTGAAATAGAAACACCAATGCTTACAAAATCAACACCAGAGGGTGCAAGGGATTATCTTGTTCCAAGCAGAATCTTCCCTGGCAAGTTCTTTGCACTGCCACAATCTCCTCAGCTTTTCAAACAACTTCTAATGGTTGCTGGGTTTGACAGGTATTTTCAGATTGTAAAGTGCTTCAGGGACGAGGACTTGCGTGCAGACAGGCAACCTGAGTTTACGCAGATTGATATTGAGATGTCATTTGTTGATGTAGATGATGTGATTGAGATAAACGAAAGGCTTCTTCAGACAATTTTCAGAGAAATGCTTGGAATAGATCTAAAACTTCCTCTTCCAAGGCTGACATACAAAGAAGCAATGGAAAGGTTTGGAACAGACAAGCCTGACACACGTTTTGGAATGGAGCTTGTAAACCTCACTGACATTGTGAAAAACTGTGAGTTCAAGGTCTTTGCAGATGCAGCGAACAAAGGTGGATCAGTTAGAGCAATAAACGCAAAAGGGTGTGCTGTGAAATTTTCAAGACGAGAGATAGATGCCTTGGTTGAGTACGCTAAGAATTTTGGTGCAAAAGGACTTGCATGGATAGCAGTTGAAAGTGATGGATTAAAATCACCAATTGTCAAGTTTTTAAAGGAAGAAGAGATAAATGAGATTCTAAAAAGACTTGATGCGCAGGTTGGTGACCTTCTTTTGTTCTCAGCAGACAAAGATGAGGTTGTATTTGACGTCCTTGGGAATGTTAGACTTGAGATTGCAAGGAAATTGAACCTTCTTGACAAGTCTAAATTCAATCTTTTGTGGGTAACAGAATTTCCTCTATTTGAGTACTCAGAAGAAGAAGGAAGGTATGTGGCAAAGCACCATCCATTTACATCGCCTATGGACGAGGACATAGAGTTTTTGGAGACAGATCCAGCAAGAGTCAGGTCAAAAGCATATGACATTGTTCTAAATGGAACAGAGATTGGTGGTGGGTCAATAAGAATTCACTCAACAGACCTACAAAAGAGAATGTTCAAGGCACTTGGCTTTACTGAAGAGCGAGCGCAAGACAGATTTGGATTTTTGCTTGAGGCGTTCAAATACGGAACACCACCGCATGGCGGAATTGCATATGGGTTTGACAGACTCTGTATGCTTCTTTTAGGGCTTGATTCGATAAGAGATACAATTGCATTCCCGAAAGTAAAGGATTCTTCATGCCCGCTCACAGATGCACCATCAGAGGTTGAGCCAAAACAGCTTCGTGAGCTTCATATTAAGGTAGATGTTGTGAAGGTATAG
- a CDS encoding cellulase family glycosylhydrolase, with protein MKKECLRVFAVFMVFTFLLSLFPFVTFAQNTAYEKDKYPHLIGNSLVKKPSVAGRLQIIKQNGRRILADQNGEPIQLRGMSTHGLQWFPQIINNNAFAALANDWGCNVIRLAMYVGEGGYATNPQVKDKVIEGIKLAIQNDMYVIVDWHVLNPGDPNAEIYKGAKDFFKEIAQKFPNNFHIIYELCNEPNPTDPGVTNDEAGWKKVKAYAEPIIKMLRQMGNENIIIVGSPNWSQRPDFAIKDPIADDKVMYSVHFYTGTHKVDGYVFENMKMAIEAGVPVFVTEWGTSEASGDGGPYLDEADKWLEYLNANNISWVNWSLTNKNETSGAFVPYISGVSQATDLDPGSDQKWDISELSISGEYVRSRIKGIPYQPIERTLKISQDQVACAPIGQPILPSDFEDGTRQGWDWDGPSGVKGALTIEEANGSNALSWEVEYPEKKPQDGWASAPRLILRNINTTRGDCKYLCFDFYLKPKQATKGELAIFLAFAPPSLNYWAQAEDSFNIDLSNLSTLKKTPDDLYSFKISFDLDKIKEGKIIGPDTHLRDIIIVVADVNSDFKGRMYLDNVRFTNMLFEDVTPQTTGYEAISKLYSKKIVNGISTNLFGPEKAVTRAEVAAMAVRLLDLQEESYNGEFADVSKNSWYANEVSTAYKAGIILGDGKYIKPEKAVTREEMAVFAMRIYRILTDEKAEATEEIAISDKNSISSWARQDVNAAISLGLMDVFTDGSFGPKAKVTRAEATQIIYKILELTGKM; from the coding sequence ATGAAGAAAGAATGTCTTAGAGTTTTTGCAGTCTTTATGGTTTTTACTTTTTTACTATCTCTTTTTCCCTTTGTTACATTTGCTCAAAATACTGCGTATGAAAAGGATAAGTATCCACACCTGATTGGCAACAGCTTGGTAAAAAAACCTTCTGTGGCTGGAAGACTGCAAATTATCAAGCAAAATGGAAGAAGGATTTTAGCTGACCAAAATGGAGAGCCTATTCAGCTTCGTGGTATGAGCACACACGGTCTGCAATGGTTTCCACAGATAATTAACAACAATGCGTTTGCTGCACTTGCAAATGACTGGGGTTGCAATGTAATTCGCTTGGCAATGTATGTAGGAGAAGGTGGATATGCTACAAATCCTCAAGTAAAAGACAAGGTCATTGAAGGTATTAAATTGGCAATTCAAAACGACATGTATGTAATTGTTGATTGGCATGTTCTCAATCCCGGCGACCCCAATGCAGAAATTTATAAAGGGGCAAAAGACTTTTTCAAGGAGATAGCCCAAAAATTTCCAAACAATTTTCATATAATTTATGAGTTGTGTAATGAGCCAAACCCAACAGACCCAGGTGTAACAAATGATGAAGCAGGGTGGAAGAAGGTAAAAGCGTATGCTGAACCAATTATAAAGATGCTGCGTCAGATGGGAAATGAAAACATTATAATTGTAGGTTCGCCTAACTGGAGCCAAAGACCAGATTTTGCGATAAAAGACCCAATTGCAGATGACAAGGTCATGTATTCTGTTCATTTCTATACAGGTACACACAAGGTAGATGGATATGTGTTTGAAAATATGAAGATGGCAATTGAAGCAGGTGTTCCAGTATTTGTAACAGAATGGGGGACAAGTGAGGCAAGCGGTGATGGTGGACCATATCTTGATGAGGCTGACAAATGGCTTGAGTACCTCAACGCAAACAATATAAGCTGGGTAAACTGGTCCTTGACAAATAAAAATGAGACTTCTGGTGCTTTTGTTCCCTACATTAGCGGTGTGTCTCAAGCAACAGATTTGGACCCTGGCAGCGACCAGAAATGGGATATTTCAGAACTTAGCATCTCTGGTGAATATGTACGATCAAGAATAAAGGGTATTCCATATCAGCCTATTGAGAGAACATTGAAAATTTCTCAAGATCAAGTCGCGTGTGCCCCAATTGGTCAACCTATTTTGCCATCTGATTTTGAAGATGGTACACGGCAAGGTTGGGACTGGGATGGACCATCTGGTGTTAAAGGTGCTTTAACAATAGAAGAGGCAAATGGTTCAAATGCACTTTCATGGGAGGTTGAGTACCCTGAAAAAAAGCCTCAAGATGGTTGGGCTTCTGCTCCAAGGCTAATTTTGAGGAATATAAATACAACAAGAGGTGATTGTAAGTATCTCTGCTTTGACTTTTACCTAAAACCAAAACAGGCAACAAAAGGTGAGCTTGCAATCTTCCTGGCGTTTGCACCACCTTCTCTTAACTATTGGGCACAGGCAGAGGATAGCTTTAATATAGATTTGAGCAATTTATCTACACTGAAGAAAACACCAGATGACCTTTATTCTTTCAAAATTTCTTTTGATTTAGATAAGATAAAAGAGGGGAAGATTATTGGACCTGATACCCATCTGCGAGACATAATCATAGTTGTTGCAGATGTAAACAGTGATTTTAAAGGTAGAATGTACTTAGACAATGTAAGATTTACAAATATGCTTTTTGAAGATGTTACCCCTCAGACAACTGGGTATGAGGCTATTTCAAAGCTTTATTCTAAGAAAATAGTCAATGGAATTTCTACAAATTTATTTGGTCCTGAAAAGGCAGTCACAAGAGCTGAGGTTGCTGCTATGGCAGTCAGACTCTTAGATTTGCAAGAGGAAAGCTACAACGGAGAGTTTGCAGATGTAAGCAAAAATAGCTGGTATGCAAATGAAGTATCTACGGCATATAAGGCAGGCATAATTTTGGGAGATGGCAAATATATAAAACCAGAGAAGGCAGTGACACGGGAAGAAATGGCAGTATTTGCAATGAGAATTTACAGGATTTTGACAGATGAAAAAGCTGAAGCTACTGAAGAGATTGCAATATCAGACAAAAACTCAATCAGTAGCTGGGCAAGACAAGATGTAAATGCTGCTATTTCGCTTGGACTCATGGATGTATTTACAGATGGAAGTTTTGGGCCAAAAGCAAAGGTTACACGTGCAGAGGCTACACAAATAATCTACAAAATTTTAGAACTTACAGGAAAGATGTAA
- a CDS encoding ABC transporter permease, whose translation MRSGQRTYSRSGFVKELNKNFPLFIMALPGVILLIAFSYLPLFGLIIAFKDVRYDVGILKSPWVGFKNFEFLFKTPDAFIITRNTLLYNLAFIVLGNLAAVATAIALSEMRARFMAKFYQSVMFLPYFLSWVVVAYMAFAFLSVDLGILNTLILPKLGIEPIAWYVEPKPWPVILILANLWKYTGYNAVIYLAAITGIDPEYYEAALIDGASKWQQIKHITLPLLSPLVVVLVLLGIGRIFYADFGLFYQLPMNSGALYDVTNVIDTYVYRTLMGMNDIGMASAASFYQSIMGFILVLTSNLIVRRLDPEKALF comes from the coding sequence ATGAGAAGTGGTCAGCGCACATATTCACGCTCTGGTTTTGTAAAAGAACTTAACAAAAATTTTCCATTATTTATAATGGCACTACCTGGGGTAATTCTCCTGATTGCATTTTCTTATCTTCCACTGTTTGGCCTTATTATCGCTTTTAAAGATGTACGTTATGATGTGGGAATTTTAAAAAGTCCATGGGTTGGTTTTAAAAACTTTGAATTTCTATTCAAAACGCCTGATGCATTTATAATCACAAGAAATACACTCTTATATAACTTAGCATTCATTGTTCTTGGTAATTTAGCTGCTGTTGCAACTGCAATTGCCTTAAGTGAGATGAGAGCAAGATTTATGGCGAAGTTTTACCAGTCAGTAATGTTTTTGCCTTATTTTCTATCATGGGTTGTTGTTGCTTACATGGCGTTTGCATTCTTGAGTGTTGACCTTGGAATATTAAATACGTTGATTTTGCCTAAACTTGGAATAGAACCAATTGCATGGTATGTTGAGCCAAAACCATGGCCGGTGATACTTATTTTAGCAAATCTGTGGAAATACACAGGATACAATGCGGTTATATACTTGGCTGCAATTACAGGAATCGACCCTGAGTACTATGAAGCAGCGCTTATTGATGGAGCGAGCAAGTGGCAACAGATAAAACATATCACGTTGCCCCTTTTGTCTCCACTGGTAGTGGTACTTGTCCTACTTGGTATAGGAAGAATATTTTATGCAGACTTTGGTCTCTTCTATCAGCTCCCTATGAACAGCGGTGCACTCTATGATGTTACAAACGTCATTGACACATATGTATACAGGACATTAATGGGGATGAATGACATAGGAATGGCTTCGGCAGCAAGCTTTTACCAGTCGATAATGGGTTTTATATTAGTGTTGACTTCTAATCTCATTGTTCGACGACTTGATCCAGAAAAAGCTCTCTTTTAA
- a CDS encoding carbohydrate ABC transporter permease gives MHSKSKFMQISTSAEVILHIVFLLITLLCLVPLWAVVAISLSDDEAMRQVGYRLIPVKFSTKSYDFVLEQGIAIARAYGITIFVTAVGTLLCVAVVSMYAYVLFRKDFKYRKFFTFFGFFTMLINAGLVPWYIVCVNVLHLKNTIFALIFPYVMNMWYVLIFRTYLSMSLPDSIIESAKIDGAGEFTIFFKIVIPLVKPGLATIALFAAIMYWNDWWLPFMLIEKEELYNLQYLMYRVQQKIQYLAEIASKLAMNPSIPPEIPAESARMAMAVMGMGPIVLAYPFFQRYFVKGLTIGAIKG, from the coding sequence ATGCATTCAAAAAGCAAATTTATGCAAATATCAACATCGGCAGAAGTGATATTACACATAGTGTTTTTATTAATAACTTTATTATGCTTAGTTCCTCTTTGGGCAGTTGTTGCTATATCTCTAAGTGATGATGAGGCAATGAGACAAGTAGGGTATAGGCTAATTCCAGTCAAATTTAGTACAAAGTCATATGATTTTGTACTTGAGCAAGGGATTGCAATTGCACGTGCGTATGGTATTACAATATTTGTAACTGCGGTAGGTACACTTCTTTGTGTTGCGGTAGTTTCAATGTACGCATATGTACTGTTCAGAAAAGATTTTAAGTATAGAAAATTCTTCACTTTCTTTGGATTTTTCACAATGTTGATTAACGCTGGACTTGTGCCGTGGTATATAGTTTGTGTAAATGTACTGCATTTAAAAAACACAATTTTTGCTCTCATCTTTCCATATGTAATGAATATGTGGTACGTCTTGATTTTTAGAACATACCTTTCAATGTCCTTGCCTGACTCTATAATTGAATCAGCCAAGATTGATGGTGCCGGGGAATTTACTATATTTTTCAAAATAGTTATTCCATTAGTAAAGCCGGGACTTGCAACAATAGCACTCTTTGCAGCAATAATGTATTGGAATGACTGGTGGCTTCCGTTTATGTTGATTGAAAAGGAAGAACTATATAACTTGCAATATTTAATGTACAGGGTTCAGCAAAAAATACAATACTTAGCAGAGATTGCTTCAAAATTAGCGATGAATCCATCTATTCCGCCTGAGATACCTGCAGAATCTGCAAGAATGGCAATGGCAGTTATGGGAATGGGTCCAATAGTTTTAGCTTATCCATTCTTCCAGCGATATTTTGTTAAAGGTCTTACAATAGGTGCTATCAAAGGATAA